From a single Synergistaceae bacterium genomic region:
- a CDS encoding HAD family phosphatase, whose amino-acid sequence MKLIFLDIDGTLTKPGENIPPQSAIDAINKARSNGHKIFLCTGRNPDMLRPLLKYKFDGVISCAGGYVAIGENCGEILFNYPMTDEQRDTALNALHKHGVFCTIEAEKGSWGDENLGEFLSSQGEGNSEIERWRKALSANLGIKPMSQYDGSPIYKVVIMCLDMSQLDEAKKLMGDEFNFIVQEVKVGGSSSQCINGEIINKAFDKGRGVKIICEKFGVPLSDSIGFGDSMNDLEMIQTVGTSVCMANGAEALKKLSDIVCPSVSDDGLAKAFADLNLI is encoded by the coding sequence GTGAAATTAATATTTCTTGACATCGACGGCACTCTGACAAAACCGGGAGAAAATATCCCCCCTCAAAGTGCTATAGACGCAATCAACAAGGCACGCTCAAACGGGCACAAAATTTTTTTATGCACTGGCAGGAATCCCGACATGCTAAGGCCATTGCTTAAATACAAATTTGACGGCGTTATATCCTGCGCGGGCGGTTATGTTGCAATCGGTGAAAATTGCGGCGAAATTTTATTTAATTATCCCATGACAGACGAACAGAGAGACACGGCTTTAAATGCTTTACACAAGCACGGAGTTTTTTGCACAATCGAGGCCGAAAAAGGTTCATGGGGCGATGAGAATCTCGGCGAGTTCCTAAGCTCTCAGGGTGAAGGAAACAGCGAAATTGAACGCTGGAGAAAAGCATTATCCGCAAATTTAGGAATCAAGCCAATGAGTCAATATGACGGCTCACCGATTTATAAAGTAGTTATCATGTGTCTTGATATGTCCCAGCTTGACGAGGCTAAAAAATTAATGGGCGATGAGTTTAATTTTATAGTTCAGGAAGTCAAAGTCGGCGGCTCATCTTCACAATGCATTAACGGCGAAATTATTAATAAGGCATTCGACAAGGGACGAGGCGTAAAAATTATCTGCGAAAAATTTGGAGTCCCATTAAGCGACTCTATAGGATTCGGCGACAGTATGAACGATTTGGAAATGATACAGACTGTTGGAACTAGTGTCTGTATGGCTAACGGTGCGGAGGCTCTCAAGAAACTTTCTGATATTGTTTGTCCTTCAGTTAGTGATGACGGGCTTGCTAAGGCGTTTGCAGATTTAAATTTAATTTAA